A part of Rattus rattus isolate New Zealand chromosome 6, Rrattus_CSIRO_v1, whole genome shotgun sequence genomic DNA contains:
- the LOC116904512 gene encoding thymosin beta-10-like, whose protein sequence is MADKLDMGEIASIDKAWLKKTETQEKNTLLTKETIEQEKRSEIS, encoded by the coding sequence ATGGCAGACAAGCTGGACATGGGAGAAATCGCCAGCATCGATAAGGCCTGGCTGAAGAAAACCGAGACACAGGAGAAGAACACCCTGCTGACCAAAGAGACCATTGAACAGGAAAAGAGGAGTGAAATCTCCTAA